tatcatacagaacagaatatattataaaaaatgtgatgaggtcaccggtcaagaacaatttggcttcaggaaagatatggggacacgagaagcaatattctgtcttcaaactctggcacaaaaatacaaagatcagcaagcagacctttttatctgtttcatagattttgagaaagcgttcgatagggtgaagcacaagaccttgatagaaagattgaatgacatcggagtcgacaaaagagattctaaaattataaaggctatttattggaatcagacagcactcataaagaccaatggtaatacgtcaacgccaattgaaatacaacgaggtgttagacagggttgtgtgctatcacccatacttttaacgtctactctgaggtaatatttgcgaactctttatcgcacccttcagaaggaatcaagataaacggtcagagagtaaataacatccgctatgcagatgacacagtattaatgactgattcggaccatagtctgcagatactgttggatagggttactgagagttgtgaaaaaatggggatgaagatcaatactgcgaaaaccaaagttataagaatatcaaggaacaaaaatttacctcttccaataaatatgtgaaacaccaacagcttgaatacgtaagccagtacaaatatcttggttgctggttcaacaatcaacttgattagaaacaagaagtcaagagcgagaatagaggtagcccgacaggggtttatcaaaatgaaaagcttattctgtaacagtagcattaatatcagccttagatgtcattttctgcattgctatgtgtggtcaatacttttgtatggaacggaggcctggacacaacacaacactgatgaacaagttggacgcctttgtACTCTGGATTATAGAAGAGACtagaaaataccttggacaacccacaccaccaacgaatatgttctgaggagaataggtacagatagggaactgctaaaaatcattaaagtcagaaaagttagctacctgggacacaaaatgagaaactaaaagtaccgcctcacgcaactgatcatccagggtaagagtGAAGGAAAACGGAGttccggtaggcgccagatttcatggtttagaaatatcagaaactggaccggccttgatttaacatctttgtttagagccgcattggacagagacagatttgccagtgtagtcgctaaactgcactaaaggagaaagcaccacaagaataAGAACTTTCgacttgtcatggtgatgacatgtgagctataaattacaaaaaaagttttgacagttttgtggtttcacagaagtttgaatttttaaatgtcaaaatggtgaAATGGtacatctcactcgcactcacattgatagctgcgtcaatacgctcctagcgctcattgttaataattaataataaccgcttagtaataaaataataacaaaaatttcttcagtatcttgtagggggctcgttaaaattttatttggtgactttcggactttcataataataatttttaactgagttattaagccttgaaaatggtcattttcgtattttgcaaattttaaatcgcgtataactcgagaacaacaaaattttacagaaaaatcacaaaagacctcttttgctccgaatgacccaaatgatgtaaagaaaattgtcctaaataaacaaaaatgtcctaaatttttttgtgagtttgtttaaaaaaattgtttaaacaatttttcgaccacagtaccatctgacaccctgtggattcgttataaggacctcttttttagtaagtttgtgcaaaaaaatcgaactagAATAATTTAATTAACGGgagcgacgatacagcctagactaattttaacatattcagtaacatttaatttctagaatcggctgtttgtgtgaatcagaatcaacttttactaaatggcattgggaagagtatacttttcctagttggagtctacttttactagtaaatattgaatataaatcttcattttatatttataatcaacttttactgaaaccagccgttagagttgactccaactagttggagtcaactcccactgaataatcaacttgaactgtaacgtATATATTTCAATCAGTAGATAATAAATAGACGGCCTTAGTGTGACGTCACggccaactgcggctatattcagtgttatTATTACTTTCCAAATAAAGATTGTAAACACGTTGAAAAGATAGAGTTTACCGAATCTCAAGACTTTTATtagtgtaaagttaaaattttgcttCCTGTGCTATTatagtgtttttttaatttcactATCTTAATTCGGTCTCCTAAACCTTACTTCACtcatacatacattttattgctatttatataaaacataatgcTTTATTATTTACACAACCTTGTAAAATTGTTATCGTTACTACAACAATACTTACATATTGCAAAAAACGGAAATATTCtctgtaaaaactgaaaaaacaataaaaaaatacaaatttgccACACTAAACAACGTTTGTTTGGAAATGTTTGGAAAAATCTGACattatgtcaataaaaattgacaCCACGCCATCACTCCGGCCGTCTATTTGCTACGAAGcattataataatttatagttTTTCAATATGGTCCAGGTTGTAATGCCGCTCTCGTAGGCGTATTTCCGTTTGCGTGTTCATTTAACGACAGCGCGGTTTTGAAATAGACATGGAAACGGCAACACGTATTTGGTTCCTAACAAGTGTTGCTTTGAAAGAGGTTTGTACCGAACTGCGAACTACGCACGGGTTTGTACTGAAACATGCGGCGTTAGAATACTATACACCAGTGCACAGTACTAATTCTATATTCGTTAATTCGTTTCATGTGTTTCAtcaattttcaaataaatatacagggtgtttcattaataattgtccatacagtaactggagaaaccttagcacaaaatacgtagatttaacctaaaacacctaaataaaatgtagttccttactgagttacagggtgttttatctaaaaatttaaaaactatttttgctcggcattttaaaactattcgacgtatccttttcatacttggcaggaagtataggtactgtacacactactaaattatgttaaacagacGTTTGTgcctattaccagaggcgtacaacgggggaaagtgaatggttgaccctttccaaattctacgccactggcgaaattgctattttagttcaatttttggattctccaatactttctatgaaaataatatactcttcattcgtatcgataaagtcattagttttcgagatcttttaagttaaaaatgaaacgacacggttattttgattaatgtattgtgtcgcttcatttttaatttcaaacatctCGAAatctaatcattttatcgttacgaatgaacagtacattatttacataaaaagtattgcaaaatcaaaaatttacactaaaatagcaatttcgtcagtggcgtagaatttgggaagggtcaaccagtcactaccccctgtcgtatgcctctggtagtagctagaaaagtttatttatcttaatttagtagggtgtacagtacctacactttttgccaagtatgataaggatacgccaaatagttttaaaatactgggtacaaataatttttaaattttaatcatatgaatcattttaatcaaaataactgtgccgtttcatatttaacttcaaatatctcgaaaactaatgactttatcgttaccaatgaagagtatattatttacgtagaaagtattggagaatttaaaaatggcactaaaatagtaattcctccagtggcgtagaatttgagaagggtcaaccattcaccatctcctgtcgtacgcctctggtaggagctagaaacgtttgtttatcgtaatttagtagggtgtctagtagtcgcactttctgccaagtatgaaaaggatacgtcgaatagtttaaaaatgctgagcaaaaataatttttaaatttttagataaaacaccctgtaactcagtaaggaaccacattttatttaggtgttttaggttaaatcttcgtattttgtgctaaggtttctccagttactgtacggacaattattaatgaaacaccctgtatttgtgttttctactacaaaaatttttattatttacaaatcTACTCTTTACTACCAATACTTTCTATATACCAATTTTATGCAAAATGGCAtattatatataccaaaaaaatattattcggTGGATCTATGTAAACAAAACATAATTTCGCAACATCAAAGGTTCCttcttttcaacgaaaacttttcgtttataaattcgcaaaagtgtatgtgttattgcgttgccgctcctgaaaTATCTAGAGGCCACCTAGCGATGTATTcatatgtagttttgtcttctgaatccaaatctgaaaacggcatttcgctatctctaaccatcttcgagatatccggcctcaaagtcgtcattgtgacgtcacaagcctcctttaaattgtcattttcttccgacatagaaacgtcaactctactttgttttcgtttgacgcaactaaacgtcaacataatattgaaatattagatataaattttatttatttatgttaatgtaatgttaaattaCACTTCACTATTTTTAAggaaaactgtttattttgtttatttttatcagatatcaaatctatattatacttggtatgtcaaaaaatatgaagttcgatcaatattaaagtgtctttatttttgacaatattgaaaagtgttattataaaaagttgtttggagttaaaaactatgttctaatatgcaattacttgtacatccttcgaaagataaaaaaaatatttgaaaatttttctcaaaatagaataccaatatcattttcattaataactcttttattattaattttacgaagaaaagttattcttcataaaaagatctatGTATATAaatcccgttcacagcgtaatacgccttagggttcccgttcgccaagcctgtctattctgccagtcttcttcaaaagatctgcatggtctaaaatctaagatgcaatcatcatatatcacattttatcaattttattcgaggtatgtcaaaaaatatgaatttcgctcgagagtagagtacctttatacatagttcacaatatttaaattaggatataattgcatattaaaacatagcatttaatactaaacaacttttcataatagaaattttctatattatgaatttaaatacgtaaataaacaaagttttcgttatgacaatgctcgcattttcagcttgttatttataaattagtttataaattttctactttaaaaaaattttcaaaaaattaaggTAGTACCGAAATGTTATCTTTAAAAAACTATTATGATAcgtaaacatttttttgcaacgcacaataatactttaatgttgcttattaaaaaagctacaatttagtattttataatttttttcgtatctctagtattttcggtgatattttgaagaaattggtaaaaaatacgaaattgcaaaaaattaatttatttttaaactccagtttttttaaaattaggccttttaaatagatcaaactttttgggtgtattgataatacatatataaaaagaATTACAGAAGAGTGGAGATCAATTTTAATTCGGAGgatagttagggggttgttttcactgattttttcgtagagaaaaggtACCGACGTTATTTTgctcataagtcgcttaatttctagctagaaactttttttcttttttttgaaacGTCTAATTATATATGTACTTGAAAAAAGATTttgtaagttttcctcgaaaaatgcaaagttttccgtTGTTTGGccttaaatatttcaaattatgcatttgacgaaaaaagttaacatttaacatgccgtatctcggtttgtgcTGGTcgtagaaaaatttaaaaaatattttatttgtgtttccaaaagatacaattttaatacctacagtttttttgattaaatgcatatttttcgaattattctcaaaaaaccctctaaaaaagtcaatttttccgtcgaaaaactgttactttcaaccgcgaataactcgaaaaatattaattttacgaagaaaacgtaaagaacctttttttcttagaattactttttttatcgatttgcatggttaaaatgtaacgAAAAATTCCCACCGAGAGgggatggcaaccacccccaagttATTAgtgtacagcggcatgatatagaaaattatcccTGCGTTATTTCCTACCTtgtgtgaaaatttcaagtaagtccatggtggacgaaaaaattgcgagctaaaatgcttcatttcttggCCTATTAAGTTTCATCTTTCATCGATAAATAATACTGCTAATGTTTTTACTTACATTACGTTTTAATTTTAGTTGAAGTTGCTAAAACAAAATGGAAAAATCTAAGGGACAATTTTAGGGCAGAACTAAAGAAAAGTATTAAAGGAAAATCTGAGAATGATGGCGAGACTCCGCTTGTTTCCAACTGGGTGTGGTTTCAAAAATTGCTTTTTCTAAAGGATCAAATGCTTTCAAGAAAAATGAGTCTTCAAAGGTCTACTGTTACTTCCGGTTCAGCCTACGTACTGACAATGGATGAAGGTTTGCAAGAAGATGACACCTACGACGATAGCAATAGCGTAGATCCTATTAAAACTGAGATTGACTTTGGCAATTCGGAAATAGAAGACCAATCTTCATATACAGATCATGAAACACCAACCATATCAAACAGCATGTATGGTACGAAAAGGAAAAGAGATGAAGATGGGATTGAATCTGAATTATTGAACTTAGAAAGAAAGAAAATCCAACTTATCCAAACACAACTAGCTCACTCTTACGATAATCAAAAGTTGAAACCTGAAGATGATTTACATCACTTTTTATTAAGTCTTTATAAACCTTTAAGTGATCTACCAAATCATCGTCAGATGTATCTTCGCATTAAAATACAAGAATTGATATATAACGAAATGATCGATGCAGATCAATCCAGAGAGCAAATTAACGCAACGACGAGTTAACAAAAGTATATATGTATTTCAATCAGTAAATAATAAATAGACggccggagtgtgacgtcacggccaactgcggctatattcagtgtttATTACTTTCCAAATAAAGGTTGTAAACACGTTGAAAAGATAGAGTTTACCGAATCTCAAGACTTTTAATtagtgtaaagttaaaattttgcttcctgtgctattttttatgtttaattacttatagagtttttttttaatttcactatCTTAATTCGGTCTCCTAAACCTTACTTCACtcatacatacattttattgctatttatataaaatataatgcTTTATTATTTACACAACCTTGTAAAATTGTTATAGTAACTACAACAATACTTACATATTGCAAAAAACGGAAATATTATttgtaaaaactaaaaaaacaataaaaaaatacaaatttgccACACTAAACAACGTTTATTTGGAAAGGTTTGGAAAAATCTGACatatatgtcaataaaaattgacaCTTCTACGCCATCACTCCGGCCGTCTATTTGCTACGAAGCATTATAATTTAGTTTTTCAATATGGTCCAGGTTGTAATGCCGCTCTCGCAGGCGTATTTCCGTTTGCGTGTTCATTTAACGACAGCGCGGTTTTGAAATAGACATGGCAACGGCAACACATATTTGGTTCCTAACAAGTGTTGCTTTGAAAGAGGTTTGTACCGAACTGCGAACTACGCACGGGTTTGTACTGAAACATGCGGCGTTCGAATGCTATACACCAGTGCAGAGTACTACGTCTCTATTCGTTTCAGGTGTTGTTTAGATATTATATTAATTTGCATTTCTACAAAaatcattttcaaataaatatatttgtgttttctactacaaactttttattatttacaaatgGATTCTTTACTACAAATACTTcctatatacaaattttatgcaaaatggcatatttaacccaaaaaatattattcGTTGGATCTATGGAAATAAAACATAATTTCGCAACACCAAAGGTTCcttctttttatttataaattagtttataaattttctactttaaaaatattcgaaAAATTAAAGTAGTACCGAAATGTTATCTTTAAAAAACCATTATGGTACGTATACATTTTTTGAAACGGACAATAATACTTTAATGTTCTATTAAAAGCATAATTTAATTTTAGCTGAACAATTTGTGATTAACTAGGAGCTATTAAATAGGAGCTATTTGTGGTAAACAGTTGAAATCTTTGATATTACGAAATTATGTTTTGTTTTCACAGATCCAAGGAAtgaaaatgttttggttaaataTGTCACTATGCTTGCATAAAATTGGTATATTATAGAAAGTATTGGTAgtagcaagcaagcaagcaatttgattcaacccgacctgtgggagatgtccaccctatcgagaaagtacattcgggtgtaacaattcattggggcgaggtgttttgacccgagtaaaaacagggatcatcccacctcgctccaatgccccaggccatccctttccccccatagcacactgatgcgcgatgggggcacaactatcgtagccaaatgctcttcacaatggaatcctgggtaataagattccaatgtggtgccctaatcgaattacaaaactaggccagcgtgaagcgctctatgcctttatcttctagttacttatccgcggtactaaaattgcttgcttgggccttAAGTCACtgtaccaagccccactgagctcggtccaatggcttggtgctcaagaattttatgatttttgtgtttttcatgtttttttttttggtggcttacgccttttttttgttttttttttgtgttttttgttggcttgcgccttttcctctattttcttactGGCTGACTTACCTGGTCGTGGTGTTGAACCTACGCTTGGTTTGCTTGTTTCTTCGGCACTAggtgtttcgagctacgaactgactactactttcacttttactttttcttttacTTTGTCCCTCTTTGTTTGCTTTATTCGATTTACTTTAatccactatttgctgtttaggacgtttgtgcttccatcggtggaacgcatcgtaccctagcatctctcgcagtatgtgacttgggtggtgcgccagctccgcgaatttgacccttgctttatctgtcatcatttcggtgactctcacctgttgaagTTCTCTGAGCAGGAATCTTTCTGCGACGTATCTTGGGATTCTGGCTGCTTCTCTTAAGCTGCTATTGTGGACCGCttttatcttctttttgtgggtgttgtatacttgtccccatgcgagaggtgcgtatgttaataccggtaatattatgGTATTTATTAGTCTTAACCTCGTTTTTAGTCTTAATTTACTttttcttcctgtgagtcctcttaatgttgctctCGCCATGTTGGCCTTCTgtactgtggcttctacgtgtttttggaaggttaatcctttgtccatgatgactcccaggtatttagcttaatttttccactcgatgggctTGTTCAGCACCGTCAgctgttcttctggctgttgtcttcctttcttatatagtaccgcttgcgtcttttcggagttgatggctatcttccattttatacaccattcctcgatgtcttctaacgctgtttgcgGGTTGGTCACTGCGATGTCTACgtttctgtgtttggccgctatcgctgtatcgtcggcgtagaggctcattaGGGTATCTGGTGTTCTAGGTAAGTCAGTggtgtatattgtgtacagcagaggtgacaggaccgctccctgcgGCACTCCAGCCTCCGGGCTTCCGAGCTCgaacaggacttgtcctatccgaaccctgaagcTCCGGCCGCCTAAGTACGAGgagattagcctcgtcatcgctccgctgtacccaTAACCTCGCATTTTGTATATGAGCCCCTTGTGCCATACAGgaatgctgctccagtgtactgcttgtcgttgaatccagctgctatgtactcagttaatctaagtacttgtagctcgctggagtgctctggtctgaatccgaattgagcttctgggattatcTCTAATCTGTTTGTTTCCGTTTGCAGTCTCCTGAGAAtaattctttccactatcttgctgatcgctgggagtaagctgatgggcctgtagttcagcgggaatgtgtggttcttgccaggttttgggatcatgatgacatgggcctctttccatctgttcggGAATACTTTGTATCTTAAtatcgcgttcactatgtttgtaaaGTACACTATAGCTCTTATAGCCAAATACTTTagggctctatttgttatttcgtctagaccaggcgcttttctcggtgaactgtTTCTTATATGTTCGTTGATTTCTTtcggtgatgttgggggaatgATGTCTTCTGGGTCCTCTGGTCCTTCTTCTtgctcttcgacttcttccaTGAAGTCTACGTCCTCGTCTTGGTGGAAGTTTAACCTGCATTCTCTTTCGAGTGTAGACCTCATCACCTCTGCTTTTTCTTCTATGGTATACACCATgccgttttctccatgtaatggggggatgggttttctgtcacttctcatcattttctggagcttccagacatttttcatgtttgagtctagctcttccatctcttgtacgaaGTAGTATTGGTAGTAAAGGGTcgatttgtaaataataaaaaattttgaattatgtAGTAGAAAACACACACAAATGCATTTATTTGAAAATGCTTTTTGTACAAACGCATATTAATAGACAACACGTGAAACATAAAGGCGTATTCGTAGTACTGCGCACTGGTATGTAGCATTCCAATGCCGCATGTTTCGGTACAATACAAACCCATACGTAATTTGGAGGTTATCTCTTTCAAATCAACACTTATTTGGAACCAAATTTGTATTGCCGTTTCCGTGTCTATTTGAAAACGGCGCTGTCGTGAAATGAACACTCAAACGGAAATACGCCTCCCTTAGACAAAATGTTTCTGAATCGGTTTTTTTGTGGATTCTTGTTCAAAAATATCTCCtctaaaaaattcttaaattctaTTTCGCCTGGCGAAATTTTTGGATaattgtttgaacaatttttttgcacaaataaaaaaatcacttttttgtctggaaaatattttttaggttttctaGGCGATTTTAATCAAA
The window above is part of the Diabrotica virgifera virgifera chromosome 2, PGI_DIABVI_V3a genome. Proteins encoded here:
- the LOC114333295 gene encoding uncharacterized protein LOC114333295 produces the protein MDTDHLHLEVAKTKWKSLRDNFRAELKKSIKGKSENDGESPIVSNWVWFQKLLFLKDQMLSRKMSLQRSTVTPGSAYVLTMNEGLQEDDTYDDSNSVYPIKTEIDIDNSEIEDQSSYTDQETPTISSSMYGTKRKRDEDGIESELLNLERKKIQLIQTQLAHSYDNQKLKPEDDLHHFLLSLYKPLSDLPNHLEVAKTKWKNLRDNFRAELKKSIKGKSENDGETPLVSNWVWFQKLLFLKDQMLSRKMSLQRSTVTSGSAYVLTMDEGLQEDDTYDDSNSVDPIKTEIDFGNSEIEDQSSYTDHETPTISNSMYGTKRKRDEDGIESELLNLERKKIQLIQTQLAHSYDNQKLKPEDDLHHFLLSLYKPLSDLPNHRQMYLRIKIQELIYNEMIDADQSREQINATTS